TTAAATCATAATCTGTCTGATTTAAAGGTATTGGAAACTGAAATCCAGATTTTGAATTAACAACAAAATCTCTTGCTTGATCTGAATTCAAATTAGAAGGTAGATGTATTACCTTACAAAATGCAGCCTGAGGGGGAAGAACAATTCCTATTCTATGAGCCCATATATTCTCCTCATCTATTATTTCCTTAATAAAGGAGGACATCAAATCAGTATCTACAGGTGTACCACGTTCTATAGCATCAACACCAATATTAATGGAATTTAATTTGTTCACATAAATTTGATCATTTTTAATTCTTAACTCTCCGTATATCAATGAATCTTCATTAAACTCAAGTAAAAGATATCTTTTGGAAATATTTCTTCTAACATCCGTTAAATATTTTTTAATATTAGATATATCTAATCCTAGTATTTTATTGTTTGAAGAAGGTGTTTGTACCATGAAAAACTAACAGAATGGATTAGGCCGACAAAATAATCTTCTAACTGGTAAATGGTTAATAGAGATATCAGTTGGTAATGCTAGTAAGAAGTATAGACCTGGTTGAGCATTTAGAGAACTACCATTTGATTGCCGAACCAAATCAGATAAAGAACTTTCATTAAGAGATGTTCCTTTAAGACAAATTGCATATCCAGCATTCGAAGGCTGCCAATCATCTCCTTTTATTATGTTACTTGGAACAGGTAAGCTCCATTCAATATTTGGAGAATAACTACACCCTTTTGGTAAGTTACTAGATTTAAAGTTAAGAATATCGTTGATATCATCAAGACTAATTCCTGGTTGAGAGAGAAACTCTGTATATTTATCTAATGTTAAATATAATTTATGGTGATCTATTATTACATCTCTAGAGTTATTATTACTATCTGAAATGTTCGTGGAACTAGTAAACCGAGCAGCTATTTCAACAAATCCACTAAATATAGTAAAAAGGAAGGATAACAACAAAGTTGTAATTAATACTTCTACTAAAGAAACACCTTGATTAGAACTAATCTCCTTGAATAAAATAGAATATAATCTATTCATAATTTATTGTTCAATTTTTTGAGGAAGATTATCAATATCGTTTTTTATAAGACTCAAGTTTTCTGCATTATTTAATCCTGCGCCATTAATTATTTCCATCTCACTATTAGTTAGTGGATATTTTACTGCTTTCCTAAATGACTTCTCTATCGCCTCAATAGAGAAAAGGAAAGATGAGACTGTTATAACCATGATCATGGTACCAATAATAGCTTCGACCATAAATGTTAATCAACTAATTCAAATCTACAAATTGGATCCATATCAATTATACAGGAATAATAAGAATATTCATCAATATTAGAATTATCATAAGAAATTATTACTCTATGAAAGTTATTTACAAGACTGCAACTATTAATGAACTTTGAGTGTGTACTATAAGATTTAATACCAGGATTATAGCTGCTAATATCAGTGTAGTCGGGGCTATTTAGAATAGATGAGTATTTACCATTCTCATTTAACATACTATAACTAATATCCAAACATATATCATCTTGCAGATTAATTTCTAGATCATCTAAATCTGAACTTGAATTAAAATCTTTTAATGATTCAATTAGACTTAAAAAAACTTTATCATTATTTTTTTTTGTATTGATATCCTGTGGATTTAAAATATTAGTATTACTCATAAATCTTTGCTTAGAAATCGCTAAAGACATTTCAAATATACCTAATGTGGCTGTATACATTGCAAATCCTAATCCTACATAAAAAAATAACATCTCTATACGAAATTATAAGTTATAAAATAAATATACTCCATATTATTTTTGTGCATAAGTTGATAGATCGAATGATAATTTAAGTAATTCATTTTCATTAGATAAATTATTATTTTTTTGTGAACCTATAGATTTAATATTGATATTCTCAGTTAAAACTATAGGTTGCAAAAACTCTACTTCCTTTAAAAAAACTAAAATATTATTATATTTACCAGTTAAAGATATCTTAAAAGTATGCTTTTCTAATGAAGGCAATAAAAGTACATCTTTATTTTTACTAAGATTTGAATTTGTTTTCTTTTTAACTTTTTTCTTCTTTGATTTTTTTGACTTAGTTGATTTAGTATTTATTTTATTTTGAGTATACCTTACAATTGGGATCGGTTCAATCTCTTCTATGCTAAGATTGTTAACTAAAGATAGTTTATTTATTTCAGAGAGTACTGTTTTCAGGTGATTAGGATCAGAGATTATATTAATTAATCGATCTTGTTGTTTCTTAGCCATATTTCTAATATCTAATATTTTATTAATATATTTTTTATAAATTGGAATATATGAAATTTTTTCTTCTAGTATCTTAATTTCTAAATTAGTATCTTTTAATCGATACATTAACGGAGTAAAAATTGAGAGGATTAAAATAATACTTGTAAAAATACCTGTGAAAATAGGAATAATGAAAACAGAATTTTCTGGTGTTAAGTATTTATTTTTTGTACGATTAGAAGATAAATTAGTCATTTTATAAGGCCCTCATCCTTAAGTAATTGAGTTCTTCTTACCAAACCAAATGAACCCAGCCTATTAAATTTCTCTAAGATAATCTTTGATGAGGGATAGTTGAACTTAGCAACCATATTAAAATTTAAGATATCTTCTAATTGATTTGTTTTATTATCTTTTTGTTTCCCACCCCATGCTTTTGTAAGAAAAACTGAATTACTATTAAAAAGTAATGAATTAGATAATTTAATTTGAAGTGCATTTATAGAATCCAGGGCATTTGGTTGTGTAGATATTCCAGTTAATTCAAATTTATCTTTAGTTGAATTAATATATTTTAACTGTATAGTTTTAGGTAAGATATTCTTGATTTCAGTCATTAATATTGATCCTGACTTCATTCCTATTATTCCTTGAGAGATATTTTTGTTAGTATTATAAATTGTTTTTGTTTGCTGCAAAATATCGCTATAAGTTTTTTTTAAATCATTATATTCTTTAACATCAACTAAAAGCACTTTCTTATATGCATGTCTCTTAAATGTATGTATTGAGAACAAACCACAAGAAATAAAACTTAGTCCTGCAATTACTAAGCCTAAAAAATATCCTTTCCTACGATTATTTTTAATAGACTTATATGTAAATTTTTTGACATTATTTACCTTCCTTCGCTCCTTAAGAATATCCAATTTTTGATGAGAATAATTAATCAAAACTTATTTTCCCTCTATTAATTCTTTTGTTTCTCTTACTTTTGGCAAATATCCCACACCTGAAGTATTAATTTGTGAATCATTAACAATTTGCGGCGTAACCATAATCACAAGTTCGCTTTTTCTTGAGCTATTACTCTTTGATCTAAAAGCCCTGCCAATTATTGGAATATCTCCTAACAATGGAATCTTCGAAGTAACCTCTCCTTCAATATCAGACAAAACACCTGTTAGTATTAATGTCTGAGAGTCACGTACTCTCAACATACCAGTGTCTAATCTCCTGACACTAAGAACATTTACAGGTCCACAGTTAGGAATATTAATTATCTCCGAAATTGCAGTTAATTTTGGACTTAGAGAAAATGTTACATAACCATTATCGTCAATTTTGTTAACTCTTGCACCAAAAGTAATACCTGATGTTGAAAAATTTGCTTGACAGGTAACAGCACCATTATCTGATTGATTAACCTGGAAACCAGTAATAACATCAGTACCTAATGTGACGAATGACTCATTAGCGTAGGGCCTTCCAATGCTTGCTTGGCCTCCTCCTCCTGATTGGGCAACAACTGCTTGTCCACCAACAATTTTTTCAGGATTTTCACTAAGTATTAATGTTGGATTAGCTAAAACTTTAGTAGAAGAATCTTGAATTTTTGCCATTAAAAAACTATATAATTCATTCGGTTTATAAGAATTACCTGGATTTGGAGTTTTCGATGTTGTAAGCGAATTTTCTGTAGATGAATTGGTAGTTGTTGTATCACTTGATGTATCTGAATCTGTCTTATTGGAAGAGACTCCATTAGTAACTGTTTTAACAATAGATGGTAATGTCCCACTTATTGCTGGAGGTATAAAATTTCCAAAGGCACTAAATAACTTACCTTGCTCGTTAACTATAAATGTACTTCCGGTTCTAAATGCAAAGTCATTATTTAATGCCTCGTTCTTAGATAATTCAACATCAAGTATTTTGACAGAAAGTGCTACCTGCCTTTGCCGTAAATCAAGTTGTTTTAGATATTTTTCAGCAATTAGTATCAATTCCGGAGAACCTACTAATGTCAATGTCTGAAGTCTTGAATCTGTTGTTCCAGTTAAACCTTTTAAAGGTCCAGTTGTTGCGGAATAGCTGTCAATAAGAGTAGTAGTATTAGGGCT
The sequence above is drawn from the Prochlorococcus marinus XMU1408 genome and encodes:
- the pilO gene encoding type 4a pilus biogenesis protein PilO, which produces MTNLSSNRTKNKYLTPENSVFIIPIFTGIFTSIILILSIFTPLMYRLKDTNLEIKILEEKISYIPIYKKYINKILDIRNMAKKQQDRLINIISDPNHLKTVLSEINKLSLVNNLSIEEIEPIPIVRYTQNKINTKSTKSKKSKKKKVKKKTNSNLSKNKDVLLLPSLEKHTFKISLTGKYNNILVFLKEVEFLQPIVLTENINIKSIGSQKNNNLSNENELLKLSFDLSTYAQK